The DNA sequence TGCTATCCACTAAATGCAcgaaatatgaaaaatggatAGAAAAATAGTGTCATCTTTCTCGTTTATtggattctttttctttttcttttttttttctgagagTTAGAAAATAGAATTCTCACAACCATAGGTTCAATTAATGGTCCGTGACCCTTCAAGTTCATGTTGAGCTGTACCAACAATCTGTCTTCTTAATTATGACTAGCGGCCCCACACCACAAGTCTTTCACTGCAACAAGGTTCCCCTGTGGCAAATGAATCTATCTTATTTATCTTATCTTTATTTCTGTCAAAATCCCCACAAACGtgaattaataagaattttccATTGTGTAATTATCTGCATGCACAAGCGGACCGCAGTTTCACTTGTTGTGGGCAACATAGTTGTCTGTCTCCTCTAATATAATGTCATTCTAGGTAACGAATACAataccaatttttaaaaaatatttaacttttcattctttctttacTGAATAGTGGTCCTACTTGCACAGGTCCTTTCAATttctctgctttttttttttttttggtatcttTCATTTATATTAAAACATTCTTCATTTCTTCCTCAATTTCTGCCGCCAGTTAATTTAttgaatagagaaatgatagttgcagatGTGAATATAAAAGTGTCggataatcatttaaaaaaatgaataaatacgatatCTACatggaaaagaaatataattttataatagtagatctcactattttttaaaatgattgcacgaCGTTTGTATattttacgactgtatgtaatattattcaattGGATATCTTGATACTTGAGCTACGCATAAGAGCTAGCTAAAGTTTCATCTGGACATTATTACCCTAttagaattaatttattttattaagatgtAGAGGACTATGAATTATGaaccatataattaattatacgtAGTAGCTTGTGTCATTTGGGTAAAGGATGAGAGAGATGGTGCTGAATGACAAGCAAGAGTGGTGGAGATTGAGGCTATCTTGGATCGGATATCTGGGCGTGGGTTCCTATCGGCTGTTCCTCATCCCGTTCTTCAACTGGATAATATCATAACACTTCCATGATTCTTGAGGGTTAAGTGGGGCTTAGCCAGATTGTCCAACTACATCCCGGACCCCACCGCCTCACATGCACATCCATCTCTACTTCTTTATTactactgctgctgctgctgctgctacaTCCATGAAATACTTCTACTTACCCATCCCAGGCCACCCTTTCCCCTATTTAAACCCAATTTATCTCATTGAGttggaaaaaagagaaaaaagaaagaaaggtaaGAGCATAGAATTTCATCCTTGGCCTTGTACCCAGTAGACAAACAAGATCTTCATCTGCTACATCTAGTTTGAGTAGAGATCATGGAAGTGGCTGTGGAAGTTGAAGATGATTTGTTCTTCGCAGATTTAAACAAACAGATCTCTCTTTTAATCATGGACGACGAGGAAGATGACCAAGTTGCAAACTTTCCAGTGTCTTACCAggttcttcttcatctccttgATCTCTTGAAAGGTTTAGGAAGTAGGACTTTCCCgtattatatatgtacgtacacAGTTGATcagtttttcttatatatagtaAGAAAGGTTAATTAGCGAGTGTGGTTGTGAATATATATGCAGGATTTGTCTCGAGCAATCCATCCACCTGAGCGATTTCCTCCAATTCCGTACGAGCAAATTACATGCCGAAGAGAAAGCAAAGGGACCGGAGTTTTCATCCCTCAGTTGTCACAGCCTAAAAGGAAGCACAGACAAGGAAGATCATTTGCTTCTTACAACACAATATCCCGTAGAAAGCCTGATACTACAAGGATGGTTTCTCAAGATTCTTCAAACCATCATTCTAATTTCAAACCGAGAAAAGGTTGATGATCAGTAGAGACCCTTATGAAATGTATAATTGAATAATTTCTAGTACTAGTTCAATAATTAGGCAAGATTCCTAAAATATTAAGATTTGTAAATGGCGATCATGGAGATCAGGTTTTTCAAAGGTTTCTTCTCCCCTCCAATATTTGTGAACGATAGGCCGCATGTATGGCTAGCTGTTAATTGTACCGTTCATTAATTTTAAGGGATTGACCATCGATTTCATCTTTTTTAGACACACAACTTCTGCTGTTCAACAGACAGCAATGACC is a window from the Juglans regia cultivar Chandler chromosome 7, Walnut 2.0, whole genome shotgun sequence genome containing:
- the LOC109017985 gene encoding uncharacterized protein LOC109017985 — encoded protein: MEVAVEVEDDLFFADLNKQISLLIMDDEEDDQVANFPVSYQDLSRAIHPPERFPPIPYEQITCRRESKGTGVFIPQLSQPKRKHRQGRSFASYNTISRRKPDTTRMVSQDSSNHHSNFKPRKG